From the Bacteroides sp. genome, the window CGACACGGCAAACGTATCGAAGGATAAACCCAGGCCGATCAATATCAATTCAATGTAATGCATAGGTAAAAATCAACAGTCCCCCGGCTTGTCAGGCGCAATCATCGCAAGCCAGGAGGATCATCCATCATGTATTCCCTTATTTATTGGTTTTACCGCCCATCTGCGTCAACACACTGTCCACCGGTTCCCACAATTCAAGCTTATTCCCGTCGGGATCCATCACATAAACAAACTTCCCGTAAGGATAAATTTCAATTTCACCCAGCACGGTGGCGCCATTTTCCTTGAGCTGTCTCACCAGGCCTTCAATATTCTGCACCCGGTAATTGATCATAAACGCCTTATCCGATGGGGCCAGGTATTCGCTGCCTGTTTTAAAGGGGCTCCAGCGCAGGTAGTTGGCCTCCCCAGGCCG encodes:
- a CDS encoding VOC family protein, yielding MNRLFSLLMLAFLFTGCKGPAENAESTASDEAPGFGISEAVQDTTPKITGIGGIFFFSDEPAKTRQWYADQLGLVTDDYGAVFEFRNANRPGEANYLRWSPFKTGSEYLAPSDKAFMINYRVQNIEGLVRQLKENGATVLGEIEIYPYGKFVYVMDPDGNKLELWEPVDSVLTQMGGKTNK